From a region of the Ketobacter sp. MCCC 1A13808 genome:
- a CDS encoding LPS-assembly protein LptD: MNWKNNISPIEKVVVTFLLLAIATATGAATAAAEPETVNPYRYLDWVSGEEIAAMPEDQRPAHSGMCEGYYISPPSLTTAADPAHSDVQASADHFDTLPDGTNVLTGDVVLKQGSRELYSDEVKMNRATRATELNGNVKIRQPGMLILGERAKVNLNEKQLDVTDTEYVIHQIHVHGSAGRIYNPDDQILILDHSSYTTCEPNDNSWVIKAKQIKIDQSEGWGEVKGAQVQVGGVPILYLPWWTFPIDDRRQTGFLFPTIGSGQNGLDFSVPYYLNLAPNLDATLTPRFLSDRGSMMESEFRYLSENTKGDIGGGYLPDDQEFGDSRNLITWHHVGHYDKWVNKVDYTRVSDSDYFLDLDTTLNTSSTAHLNQRTDMRYYGDTWNFGGQVQSFQTIDELIPDNALPYRMLPQLSALGRFPMGDSPLEFKLGTEYTYFEHPEKIVTGPTTAERIRLIPSASYNFRRAWGFVQPKLSYYQRYYDMNQVNLTDDERNLSNGIFSVDSGLYLDRPFEMAGSRYLQTLEPRLFYLYSPYKDQNDLPTFDTAKTSFSYEQLFRENRFTGGDRVGDANQISLGLTSRLINEQTGQEEINVSIGQIFYLRDRKVQLTQNNPPEETTLSPFVARINWLIDSEWSWRAETQMDTQENNLDSIVTGFRYRAENGNLMNLSYNFYDDGAVGADPLAEKINQTDFSFIWSVSQRWGLIGRWGYDLEEQRSYDTVFGIEYESCCWRARLVNRRYLRESNDPSLVVEPSQGIYVQFELKGLGGLGGSVDTMLDDAISGYQLRENSRPSGF; encoded by the coding sequence ATGAATTGGAAAAATAATATATCCCCCATCGAGAAGGTGGTGGTGACTTTTTTGCTATTAGCCATAGCCACGGCAACCGGTGCAGCAACAGCTGCGGCTGAACCAGAAACCGTCAATCCCTATCGTTATCTGGACTGGGTTTCCGGCGAAGAGATCGCCGCCATGCCCGAGGACCAACGCCCGGCCCACAGCGGCATGTGCGAAGGTTACTACATTTCTCCGCCGTCTCTGACGACCGCGGCGGACCCGGCCCATTCCGATGTTCAGGCTTCGGCAGATCATTTCGATACCCTGCCTGATGGTACTAATGTGCTTACCGGGGATGTCGTGCTCAAGCAAGGCAGCCGGGAACTGTACAGCGACGAGGTTAAGATGAATCGCGCTACCCGGGCTACGGAGCTTAACGGCAACGTTAAAATCCGTCAGCCGGGCATGCTGATTCTGGGTGAGCGCGCAAAAGTCAATCTGAATGAAAAGCAGCTGGACGTAACGGACACGGAATACGTAATCCACCAGATACACGTTCACGGCAGCGCAGGGCGCATCTATAACCCGGATGACCAAATTCTGATTCTGGATCACAGTTCTTACACCACCTGCGAACCCAACGACAACTCCTGGGTCATCAAAGCCAAACAAATCAAAATAGACCAATCCGAAGGTTGGGGTGAGGTAAAAGGTGCCCAGGTGCAGGTCGGGGGCGTGCCCATTCTTTATTTACCCTGGTGGACGTTTCCCATCGATGATCGCCGCCAGACCGGCTTTTTGTTTCCAACTATCGGCAGCGGCCAGAACGGACTCGACTTTTCGGTACCCTACTATCTGAATCTGGCACCAAATTTGGACGCGACCCTGACCCCCCGCTTTTTGTCGGATCGCGGCAGCATGATGGAATCCGAATTCCGCTATTTGTCCGAAAATACCAAAGGTGATATCGGCGGCGGCTATCTGCCCGATGACCAGGAATTCGGTGACAGCCGCAACCTCATCACCTGGCACCACGTTGGGCACTACGACAAATGGGTTAACAAAGTGGATTACACCCGGGTCAGCGACAGCGACTATTTCCTCGACCTGGACACCACGCTCAACACCAGTTCCACCGCCCACCTGAATCAGAGAACCGACATGCGCTATTACGGGGACACCTGGAATTTCGGCGGCCAGGTGCAAAGTTTTCAAACCATCGACGAACTGATCCCTGACAATGCACTGCCCTATCGCATGCTACCCCAACTGTCTGCCCTGGGCCGGTTTCCCATGGGTGATTCCCCGCTGGAGTTTAAATTAGGCACTGAATATACCTATTTCGAGCACCCGGAAAAGATCGTCACCGGCCCCACTACCGCTGAACGCATTCGCCTGATTCCCAGTGCCAGCTATAACTTCCGCCGCGCCTGGGGGTTTGTTCAGCCCAAGCTGTCGTATTATCAACGGTATTACGACATGAACCAGGTCAATCTGACCGACGATGAACGCAACCTCAGCAACGGTATTTTCAGCGTTGACAGCGGCCTCTACCTTGACCGCCCTTTCGAAATGGCTGGCAGTCGCTACTTGCAAACGCTGGAGCCCCGGCTGTTCTATCTTTATTCACCCTATAAAGATCAGAACGACCTGCCGACCTTCGATACCGCTAAAACCAGTTTCAGCTATGAACAGCTGTTCCGGGAGAACCGCTTTACAGGGGGAGACCGGGTGGGCGATGCCAACCAGATTTCTCTCGGCCTGACCTCCCGCCTGATCAACGAACAGACCGGACAGGAAGAAATAAACGTCAGTATTGGGCAGATTTTCTATTTGCGTGATCGTAAAGTTCAACTGACACAAAATAATCCGCCGGAAGAAACCACGCTCTCCCCCTTCGTCGCCCGCATAAACTGGCTGATTGACAGCGAATGGAGCTGGCGTGCAGAAACCCAGATGGACACCCAGGAAAATAATCTGGACAGTATTGTCACCGGATTCAGGTACCGGGCAGAAAACGGCAACCTAATGAACCTCAGTTATAATTTTTATGATGACGGGGCGGTGGGCGCCGACCCGCTGGCAGAAAAAATCAATCAGACGGACTTTTCTTTTATCTGGTCGGTTTCACAACGCTGGGGGCTGATTGGCCGCTGGGGCTACGACCTGGAAGAACAACGTTCTTACGATACGGTGTTCGGTATAGAATACGAAAGCTGTTGTTGGCGGGCACGGCTGGTGAACCGCCGCTATCTTAGAGAGTCCAATGACCCGAGCCTGGTGGTGGAACCCTCGCAGGGCATCTATGTTCAATTTGAGCTCAAAGGCCTGGGCGGACTGGGTGGCTCGGTCGACACCATGCTTGATGATGCAATCTCCGGGTATCAATTACGGGAAAATTCCCGACCCAGCGGATTTTAA
- a CDS encoding peptidylprolyl isomerase, with product MRLTPIFKLMATLAVTHLLVGTLQAAPRELDRIVAIVDDDIIMESELAERTAEIATRMKSQQGQLPPKDALNEQVLERMIVENIELQMADRAGIRIDDNQLNETLANIARQNNMTTDQFRETILQEGMSWASLRDQIRRELTINQMRQRRVGARIQISDKDVDAFLNSELAKTNLAPDYRLGHILIPTKQDTDVAAAEETALMVYKKLKEGADFSSMALQYSAGETALSGGDLGWRKAAQLPTIFADVALEMKAGEVSAPIRSASGFHIIKVLELRGGTEQMVEQTKTRHILVKPNEIRSESETQHLINEIHDDVVADPEQFPILAKTYSDDPGSAMQGGELGWVNPGTMVPEFEKVMSETQPGGISEPFQSNFGWHILQVEERRRQDMSEEFRRNRARQMLQRRRFDEELDGWLREIRQNAYVEIKL from the coding sequence ATGCGTTTAACACCCATATTCAAGCTAATGGCCACCCTGGCCGTTACTCATCTGCTGGTCGGCACGTTGCAGGCAGCCCCCCGCGAACTCGACCGCATTGTTGCCATCGTCGATGATGACATCATTATGGAATCGGAGCTGGCAGAACGCACCGCTGAAATCGCCACCCGCATGAAAAGTCAGCAAGGGCAATTGCCCCCCAAAGATGCACTCAACGAGCAGGTACTGGAGCGCATGATTGTAGAAAACATCGAGCTTCAGATGGCAGATCGCGCGGGCATCCGTATTGATGATAATCAGCTTAATGAGACCCTCGCCAATATCGCCCGCCAGAACAACATGACCACCGATCAATTCCGCGAAACCATTCTGCAGGAAGGCATGTCCTGGGCTTCCCTGCGCGACCAGATCCGCCGTGAACTGACTATCAATCAAATGCGTCAACGCCGGGTGGGTGCCCGAATCCAGATATCCGACAAAGATGTCGACGCCTTTCTGAATTCAGAGCTGGCGAAAACCAATTTAGCCCCGGATTACCGGCTCGGGCATATTCTGATCCCCACCAAACAGGACACAGACGTCGCAGCAGCCGAGGAAACGGCTCTGATGGTGTACAAAAAGCTCAAGGAAGGCGCCGACTTTTCATCAATGGCACTGCAATACTCTGCCGGAGAAACCGCACTGTCCGGGGGCGACTTGGGCTGGCGCAAGGCGGCTCAACTGCCCACCATCTTTGCTGATGTGGCTCTGGAAATGAAAGCAGGTGAGGTATCTGCACCAATCCGCAGCGCCAGCGGCTTTCATATCATCAAGGTACTGGAGCTGCGCGGCGGCACTGAACAAATGGTGGAGCAAACCAAAACCCGCCACATATTGGTCAAACCCAATGAAATTCGCAGTGAAAGTGAAACCCAGCACCTGATTAACGAAATCCATGATGACGTGGTGGCAGATCCGGAACAATTCCCGATTCTTGCCAAAACCTATTCCGATGATCCCGGCAGTGCCATGCAGGGTGGCGAGCTGGGCTGGGTTAATCCCGGCACCATGGTGCCGGAATTTGAAAAAGTGATGTCGGAAACCCAGCCCGGTGGCATATCGGAACCGTTTCAATCCAATTTTGGCTGGCATATTCTGCAGGTGGAAGAGCGCCGCCGTCAGGATATGAGTGAAGAGTTCCGTCGCAACCGGGCTCGCCAGATGCTGCAGCGTCGGCGCTTTGATGAAGAACTGGACGGCTGGTTACGGGAGATTCGCCAAAACGCCTATGTGGAAATCAAACTCTAA
- the pdxA gene encoding 4-hydroxythreonine-4-phosphate dehydrogenase PdxA yields MWKSNSKVVITPGEPAGIGPDLVLQLAQQEDTRGWVVVANEDLLQQRAKQLGLPGDPLSRLNIHNIRLKTPVHTGQLNPLNAGYVLETLDYAIDGCLSGRFQGLVTGPVQKSVINDAGLPFSGHTEYLQQRCGVEQVVMMLACPGLRVALVTTHLPLRRVADAITPATLEQVIRITHTSLQRQFGIRRPRLLVCGLNPHAGESGHLGDEEMVVINPVLNDLRAQGMDLSGPLPADTLFTPKYLQQADAVIAMYHDQGLPVLKHLGFGQAVNITLGLPIIRTSVDHGTALDLAGTGNADTGSLLSALHCAQQMASQSDPNPDYVLQSDSGGSDHAQG; encoded by the coding sequence ATGTGGAAATCAAACTCTAAGGTCGTCATTACTCCCGGTGAACCGGCCGGCATCGGTCCTGACCTCGTATTGCAACTGGCCCAGCAGGAAGATACCCGTGGCTGGGTCGTGGTGGCCAATGAAGATCTGTTACAGCAACGGGCGAAACAACTGGGATTACCCGGCGACCCGCTGTCCAGGCTCAATATTCACAATATTAGACTGAAAACACCGGTGCACACGGGGCAGCTCAATCCCCTCAACGCCGGTTACGTGCTGGAAACGCTGGATTACGCAATCGACGGTTGCCTGTCGGGACGTTTTCAGGGCTTGGTTACCGGCCCGGTCCAAAAATCCGTCATCAATGACGCCGGTTTACCTTTCAGCGGGCATACCGAGTATTTGCAACAGCGCTGCGGCGTTGAACAGGTTGTGATGATGCTGGCCTGCCCCGGACTGCGGGTAGCCCTGGTTACCACTCACCTTCCGCTGCGGCGTGTCGCAGATGCGATTACACCCGCAACACTTGAGCAGGTAATCCGGATAACCCACACCAGCTTGCAACGGCAATTCGGAATCCGGCGCCCGCGTTTGCTGGTGTGCGGGCTAAACCCCCATGCCGGCGAATCTGGCCACCTGGGCGACGAAGAAATGGTCGTTATTAATCCGGTGCTGAACGATTTGCGGGCGCAGGGAATGGATCTCTCGGGGCCCCTACCTGCCGACACCCTGTTCACCCCTAAATACCTGCAGCAAGCCGATGCCGTGATTGCCATGTACCACGACCAGGGCCTACCCGTTTTGAAGCATCTGGGTTTCGGGCAGGCTGTCAATATCACCCTGGGTCTACCCATAATACGCACCTCCGTTGACCATGGCACCGCACTGGATCTGGCGGGCACGGGCAATGCGGATACCGGCAGCCTGTTGAGCGCCCTGCACTGCGCCCAGCAAATGGCCTCTCAGAGCGACCCCAACCCGGATTACGTGCTTCAGTCAGACAGTGGTGGATCAGATCATGCCCAAGGGTAG
- the rsmA gene encoding 16S rRNA (adenine(1518)-N(6)/adenine(1519)-N(6))-dimethyltransferase RsmA, which translates to MPKGRKPGFSKHLPRKRFGQNFLHDPNVIQNIVDAIAPSPNDNMVEIGPGLGALTEHLVDEVGQLAVVELDRDLLPNLKINFATRNHFRIYEGDALRFDYQQIGSDLQADKIRIVGNLPYNISTPLLFHLVQYHSSIADMHFMLQKEVVDRMVAGVGDKAYGRLGIMLQYYCRIEALFLVPPAAFNPPPKVESAIVRLTPHDTLPITTRCPHTLGKIVTTAFNQRRKTIRNALKSVADDELLSQAGISPEHRPEQISLAQYARLTDLHLEQADSSSDTHD; encoded by the coding sequence ATGCCCAAGGGTAGAAAACCCGGTTTCAGCAAACACTTACCGCGTAAGCGCTTCGGACAGAATTTTCTGCATGACCCGAATGTCATCCAGAACATTGTTGACGCTATTGCGCCGTCGCCCAACGATAACATGGTGGAAATCGGCCCTGGTTTAGGGGCTCTGACAGAGCATCTGGTGGATGAGGTTGGTCAACTCGCCGTTGTAGAGCTGGATCGGGATCTGCTGCCCAATTTGAAAATTAACTTTGCCACCCGCAATCACTTCCGTATTTACGAAGGGGATGCTCTCAGATTCGATTATCAGCAGATCGGTAGCGACCTGCAGGCGGACAAAATCCGCATCGTCGGCAACCTACCCTATAATATTTCCACCCCCCTGCTATTCCATCTGGTGCAATATCATTCTAGCATTGCCGACATGCATTTTATGCTGCAGAAGGAAGTGGTTGATCGCATGGTGGCCGGGGTCGGCGACAAGGCCTATGGTCGTCTCGGTATTATGCTGCAATATTACTGCAGGATCGAAGCGCTGTTTCTGGTACCGCCCGCTGCGTTCAATCCTCCCCCCAAAGTGGAGTCCGCTATCGTGCGTCTGACCCCCCACGACACCCTGCCTATCACTACCCGCTGTCCGCACACCCTCGGCAAAATTGTTACAACGGCATTCAATCAACGGCGAAAAACAATTCGAAATGCCTTAAAATCAGTAGCCGATGACGAACTACTAAGCCAGGCCGGAATCAGCCCAGAGCACCGACCGGAGCAAATTTCCCTGGCACAATATGCGCGTTTAACCGATTTGCATCTTGAGCAAGCAGATTCGTCGTCCGACACCCATGACTAA
- the apaG gene encoding Co2+/Mg2+ efflux protein ApaG: MHEQDYDQIQVQVSTEYVPDQSSAEAGRYVFAYHVTIENHGKLPAQLLSRHWIITDGNQQVQEVRGEGVIGEKPTIMPGEAYQYSSGTVLQTPVGSMQGSYQMIDATGLKFDADIPVFTLATPRSLH; the protein is encoded by the coding sequence ATGCACGAACAGGATTACGACCAGATTCAGGTACAGGTGAGCACAGAATACGTCCCTGACCAATCCAGCGCAGAGGCAGGTCGCTATGTATTCGCCTATCACGTCACCATAGAAAATCACGGCAAATTACCCGCTCAATTGCTGTCACGACACTGGATCATCACCGACGGCAATCAGCAGGTGCAAGAAGTCAGGGGCGAAGGTGTGATTGGCGAAAAACCCACAATTATGCCCGGTGAGGCCTATCAATACAGCAGTGGAACCGTATTGCAGACCCCGGTCGGCAGCATGCAGGGCAGCTATCAGATGATTGATGCAACGGGACTGAAATTTGATGCCGACATTCCTGTATTCACTTTGGCCACCCCGAGGTCACTGCACTGA
- a CDS encoding symmetrical bis(5'-nucleosyl)-tetraphosphatase translates to MATYAIGDLQGCFKPFKCLLDEVKFNPDQDQIWLCGDLVNRGPESLKTLKFCYDRRDNLIAVLGNHDLHMLAVLAGIGSPKRKDTFNDVLASKHRDKLTDWLLSCPLMHENDDWVMSHAGIYPGWSLQQARKCAREVETVLQNPQLRLQYFENMYGNTPAIWDESLTGPDRWRTITNFFTRMRLVNGDGEIDLTHKEALSDAPAGLIPWFQWPQRTPLKKKILFGHWAALQGVSNYPGVLALDTGCVWGNRLTAVCLETEALTSCDCEKS, encoded by the coding sequence ATGGCGACCTACGCCATCGGCGACCTTCAGGGTTGTTTCAAACCGTTCAAATGCCTGCTGGATGAAGTTAAATTCAACCCCGACCAGGATCAGATCTGGCTCTGCGGGGACCTGGTAAACCGAGGTCCTGAATCACTAAAAACCCTCAAATTTTGCTATGACCGGCGTGACAACCTAATCGCGGTATTGGGCAATCACGATTTACATATGCTGGCGGTACTGGCGGGAATAGGCAGCCCCAAACGCAAGGACACGTTCAATGATGTTTTGGCCAGCAAACACCGCGACAAGCTGACTGATTGGTTGCTAAGCTGCCCGCTGATGCACGAAAACGATGATTGGGTAATGAGCCATGCGGGTATCTATCCGGGTTGGTCTTTGCAACAAGCCCGGAAATGTGCCCGCGAAGTCGAGACCGTACTCCAGAATCCGCAGCTGAGACTACAATACTTCGAGAACATGTACGGCAATACACCTGCCATCTGGGATGAAAGCCTGACCGGACCGGATCGCTGGCGCACCATCACCAATTTCTTCACTCGTATGCGCCTGGTCAATGGCGATGGGGAAATCGATCTGACGCACAAAGAAGCGCTCAGTGACGCACCTGCCGGACTCATACCCTGGTTTCAATGGCCACAACGGACGCCGCTTAAAAAGAAAATTTTGTTTGGCCATTGGGCAGCCCTGCAGGGCGTCAGCAATTACCCCGGTGTGCTGGCACTGGATACCGGATGCGTGTGGGGAAATCGCCTAACTGCTGTTTGTTTGGAAACTGAAGCGCTGACCTCCTGTGACTGCGAAAAGTCCTGA
- a CDS encoding PrkA family serine protein kinase — protein sequence MSIFSHYQNRYEVTQEEEYSLQEYLDLCKQDPQSYSSSAERMLAAIGEPEMIDTSMDPRLSRIFSNKIIRRYPAFSEFYGMEECIEQIVSYFRHAAQGLEEKKQILYLLGPVGGGKSSLAERLKHLIEKIPFYAIKGSPVNESPLNLFAPEEDCAILEEEYGIPRRYVKGIMSPWAVKRLHEFNGDISKFKVVKLYPSILDQIGVAKTEPGDENNQDISSLVGKVDIRKLEEFAQSDPDCYAFSGGLCKANQGLLEFVEMFKAPIKVLHPLLTATQEGNYNSTEGMGAIPFDGIVLAHSNESEWQAFRNNKNNEAFIDRIYIVKVPYCLRVTEEIKIYEKLLQNSSLSNAHCAPDTLRMLAQFSTLSRLKEPENSSIYSKMRIYDGENLKDTDPKAKSYQEYRDSAGVDEGMDGLSTRFAFKILSKVFNYDHSEIAANPVHLLHVLENSIEQEQFPGDTRERYLRFIKEFLAPRYVEFIGKEIQTAYLESYSEYGQNIFDRYVTYADFWIQDQEYRDPDTGEIFDRKSLNDELEKIEKPAGISNPKDFRNEVVNFVLRARANHAGKNPSWLSYEKLRTVIEKKMFSNTEDLLPVISFNPKASQGDQRKHEDFVLRMVERGYTEKQVRLLSEWYLRVRKSQ from the coding sequence ATGAGTATATTCAGTCACTACCAGAATCGATACGAAGTCACCCAGGAAGAAGAATACTCCCTGCAAGAGTATCTCGATCTCTGTAAGCAAGACCCGCAATCCTATTCCAGTTCAGCAGAGCGTATGCTCGCCGCCATTGGCGAACCTGAGATGATCGACACATCGATGGACCCGCGCCTGAGCCGCATTTTCTCCAATAAAATTATCCGACGCTATCCAGCCTTTAGTGAATTTTACGGCATGGAAGAGTGCATCGAACAAATTGTTTCTTACTTCCGTCACGCCGCTCAGGGCCTGGAAGAGAAAAAACAAATTCTGTATTTATTGGGCCCGGTTGGTGGTGGTAAATCCAGCCTGGCAGAACGATTAAAACACTTAATCGAAAAAATCCCTTTTTATGCCATCAAAGGTTCACCGGTAAACGAATCACCGCTCAATCTGTTTGCGCCGGAAGAAGACTGCGCGATTCTTGAAGAAGAATACGGTATTCCAAGACGCTACGTGAAAGGCATCATGTCTCCCTGGGCTGTGAAACGTCTGCACGAATTCAACGGTGACATTTCCAAATTCAAAGTGGTAAAACTGTACCCCTCCATACTCGACCAAATCGGTGTGGCCAAAACAGAGCCCGGCGACGAAAACAACCAGGATATTTCCAGCCTGGTAGGTAAAGTGGACATCCGCAAACTGGAAGAATTCGCCCAAAGCGATCCGGATTGTTACGCCTTTTCGGGTGGGCTTTGCAAAGCCAACCAGGGCTTGCTCGAATTCGTCGAGATGTTCAAAGCGCCGATTAAAGTATTACACCCGTTGCTGACCGCAACCCAGGAAGGCAACTACAACAGCACCGAAGGCATGGGAGCAATTCCGTTCGACGGAATCGTACTGGCCCACTCCAACGAATCTGAATGGCAGGCATTCCGAAACAACAAAAATAACGAAGCGTTTATTGACCGGATCTATATCGTAAAAGTGCCCTACTGCCTACGGGTTACTGAAGAAATTAAAATCTACGAAAAACTACTTCAGAACAGCTCGTTGTCGAACGCTCATTGTGCACCGGACACCTTGCGCATGCTGGCCCAGTTTTCTACCTTGTCACGATTGAAAGAACCAGAGAACTCTTCCATCTATTCGAAGATGCGTATCTACGATGGTGAAAACCTGAAAGATACCGATCCGAAAGCGAAATCCTATCAGGAATACCGGGATTCAGCGGGTGTTGATGAAGGTATGGATGGGTTGTCTACCCGCTTTGCTTTCAAGATACTCTCCAAAGTATTCAACTACGATCATTCAGAGATAGCCGCCAACCCGGTGCATCTGTTACATGTTCTGGAAAACTCCATTGAACAGGAACAGTTTCCCGGTGACACTCGCGAACGTTACCTGCGTTTTATCAAGGAATTTCTGGCTCCTCGCTACGTGGAATTCATCGGCAAGGAGATTCAGACGGCCTATCTGGAGTCCTACTCCGAATACGGACAGAATATCTTCGATCGCTACGTTACCTACGCCGACTTCTGGATCCAGGATCAGGAATATCGTGATCCCGACACCGGAGAAATATTTGATCGTAAATCACTGAATGATGAGCTGGAGAAAATAGAGAAACCCGCCGGCATCAGCAATCCCAAAGATTTCCGCAATGAAGTGGTTAATTTTGTACTTCGGGCTCGTGCAAATCACGCCGGGAAAAACCCATCCTGGCTGAGCTACGAAAAACTGCGCACTGTAATCGAGAAGAAAATGTTCTCCAACACCGAAGACCTGCTTCCCGTTATCTCGTTCAACCCCAAAGCATCACAGGGCGATCAGAGAAAACACGAAGACTTTGTTTTGCGCATGGTGGAACGTGGCTATACCGAGAAACAGGTTCGCCTGCTGTCGGAATGGTATTTAAGAGTTCGTAAATCGCAATAA
- a CDS encoding YeaH/YhbH family protein, whose product MSYIVDRRLNGKNKSTVNRQRFLRRYRKHIKKAVDEAVTKRSITDLESGESISIPRRDISEPFFHHSKGGKREMVHPGNKEFVAGDHVQRPQGGAGGGSGEGDASDSGEGIDEFVFQISQDEFLDFLFEDLELPNLVKRQLQGVETFKYVRAGIINDGNPAKINVVRSMRQATSRRIALGASSRRRLREFEAEFAALQEQDPILRDKRREKELEDEINLLRRRIKKIPFIDTIDLRYNHHLKQPKPTSKAVMFCLMDVSGSMNQAMKDMAKRFFILLYMFLKRNYERIEVVFIRHHTSAKEVDEEEFFYSRETGGTIVSSALKMMKDIMQERYPADEWNIYGAQASDGDNWNDDSPTCREILLKDILPQVQYYSYIEINPRRHQALWREYETIEATCEHFAMQQISDPGDIYPVFRELFQRKQVQRAS is encoded by the coding sequence GTGTCGTATATTGTAGATCGACGCCTAAACGGTAAGAACAAAAGCACGGTAAATCGGCAACGGTTCCTGCGTCGTTATCGCAAGCACATCAAAAAAGCGGTAGATGAAGCAGTGACCAAACGCAGCATTACCGATCTTGAGAGCGGGGAAAGCATATCCATTCCCCGCCGGGATATTTCCGAGCCGTTTTTTCACCACAGCAAAGGTGGCAAAAGGGAAATGGTTCATCCCGGCAATAAAGAGTTTGTTGCCGGCGACCATGTGCAGCGCCCTCAGGGTGGTGCCGGCGGAGGCAGTGGTGAGGGTGATGCCAGTGACTCCGGCGAAGGCATAGACGAGTTCGTATTTCAGATTAGCCAGGATGAATTCCTCGACTTTCTGTTTGAAGATCTGGAGCTGCCTAACCTGGTAAAACGTCAGCTGCAGGGGGTCGAGACCTTCAAATACGTCCGCGCAGGCATCATCAATGATGGTAACCCTGCCAAAATCAACGTGGTGCGCTCTATGCGTCAGGCAACCAGCAGACGTATTGCGCTGGGCGCGTCCAGCCGCCGCCGTTTGCGTGAGTTTGAAGCCGAATTCGCAGCGCTCCAGGAACAAGACCCGATTCTGCGGGATAAGCGTCGGGAGAAAGAGCTCGAAGACGAAATTAATTTACTGCGCCGCCGCATCAAAAAGATTCCGTTCATCGATACCATTGACCTGCGTTACAACCATCACCTGAAGCAGCCTAAACCCACTTCAAAAGCCGTCATGTTTTGCCTTATGGATGTATCAGGCTCCATGAATCAGGCCATGAAAGACATGGCAAAACGTTTTTTTATTTTGCTGTATATGTTTCTGAAGCGGAATTATGAGCGCATTGAGGTGGTCTTTATCCGGCATCACACCAGCGCCAAGGAAGTGGATGAGGAAGAGTTCTTTTACAGCCGCGAAACCGGCGGCACCATCGTTTCCAGTGCGCTGAAGATGATGAAAGACATAATGCAGGAGCGTTACCCTGCAGACGAGTGGAACATCTACGGTGCCCAGGCATCGGATGGAGATAACTGGAACGACGATTCGCCTACATGCAGGGAAATACTGCTTAAGGACATATTGCCGCAAGTCCAGTATTACTCCTACATCGAAATCAACCCCCGCCGGCATCAGGCTTTGTGGCGTGAATATGAAACCATTGAAGCCACCTGCGAACATTTTGCCATGCAGCAAATCAGCGATCCGGGCGACATCTACCCGGTGTTCCGCGAACTGTTCCAGCGTAAGCAGGTGCAGCGAGCCAGTTAA